Proteins encoded in a region of the Flavobacteriaceae bacterium HL-DH10 genome:
- a CDS encoding glycoside hydrolase family 2 TIM barrel-domain containing protein, producing the protein MKKYSFIVFFLTPIILIAQQNDWENPYVNHINRLPAHTTFYSYSELGQAKENIREKSSLFKSLNGDWQFNWVAKPDEAFKDFQKVNFDASKWDVIDVPSNWEMRGYGKPIYTNSTYPFFSDFPFINYNDNPVGHYIKSFEADKSWKDKDVILHFGGVSSAFYVWVNGEFVGYSEDTRLPSEFDITKHIKDGINKIAVKVYRWSDGSYLEAQDHWRMSGIEREVYLQALPKVRLSDFTIRTELDENYENALLQIRPEFIANIADKYVEKVGHFGDAPLNTKVDEWTLSTQLIDTNGNPVGDVTNTKLKKYFGEIYPQRDNVPFALIETKVKAPKKWSADSPYLYTLLFTLKDDKGNAIQYTSTKVGFRTLKIDERGRFLVNGNPVKMIGVNRHDHHMKNGKSVSRADMEADVKLLKQFNFNAVRTSHYPNDPYFYDLCDTYGIYVMDEANLETHGTRGKLSNVPEWSNAFLERVVRMVERDKNHPSIVIWSLGNESGMGPNHATMAGWIKEMDPTRYIHYEGAQGDATDARYKKNYFDLGKGNPTDSKWVDMLSRMYPQPQELQDLIDDTSFDKRPVLMCEYAHAMGNSLGNMQTYWDVVYKNDRALGGYIWDWIDQGILKKDENGTEFLAYGGDFGDMPNSGSFCLNGIIAADRTPKPEIYECKKVNQPVVISEVNGLNGEFEILNRHHAIDLSKYDLVWELSKNGTEVQSGTLTSLTTKPNQIDKIRIPFKTQKAASDDVFFINIKGKLKNNTLWANKGYVVFEEQFQLPFEVKKSKEKIEKQPSVVVDETSDNIIVNNKSMHVEVDKNSGLISSYKFKGTEFFKSPLKLNFWRPETENDAAYRKAKKQTNERDWMKAGDSFIVEKVEVISAEVGKAIVKIEGVIENPKTAIYLVYNIFGNGEVQVDYTSRINQNAPNIPRIGMQFDIANTYKNITYFGKGPQANYQDRQTGAFVNIYKGDANTMSYGYVVPEEYGNHMDTRWFKVQNNSGKGLLVTGATPLNFSVLPFSFNNIETAKHTNELINRDILTVNIDHIQMGVGGDNTWSFRAEPHEQFRVKPGVYIYTYTLIPFED; encoded by the coding sequence ATGAAAAAATATAGTTTCATAGTGTTTTTTTTAACACCAATTATCTTGATAGCACAACAAAATGATTGGGAAAACCCGTATGTAAATCACATAAACAGACTACCAGCACATACTACTTTTTATTCATATAGTGAGTTGGGTCAAGCTAAGGAAAACATTCGAGAAAAGTCATCATTGTTCAAATCACTAAACGGCGATTGGCAATTTAATTGGGTAGCAAAACCTGATGAAGCTTTTAAAGATTTCCAAAAAGTCAATTTTGATGCTTCAAAATGGGATGTTATAGATGTGCCTTCAAATTGGGAGATGAGAGGTTATGGTAAACCTATTTATACGAATTCAACGTATCCTTTTTTTAGCGATTTTCCATTTATAAACTATAATGATAATCCAGTTGGTCACTATATAAAGTCTTTTGAAGCAGATAAATCGTGGAAAGATAAAGATGTTATTCTTCATTTTGGTGGCGTGTCTTCAGCGTTTTATGTATGGGTGAATGGTGAGTTTGTGGGTTATAGTGAAGACACTAGATTACCATCAGAATTTGATATTACAAAACATATTAAGGATGGTATTAATAAAATAGCCGTAAAGGTGTACAGATGGAGTGACGGTAGTTATTTAGAAGCCCAAGACCATTGGCGCATGAGTGGCATTGAGCGTGAAGTCTATTTGCAGGCCCTTCCTAAAGTGCGTTTGTCGGATTTTACAATTCGAACTGAATTAGATGAAAATTATGAAAATGCGCTTTTACAAATACGTCCAGAGTTTATTGCGAACATTGCTGATAAATATGTTGAAAAAGTTGGACATTTTGGAGATGCACCGTTAAACACAAAAGTGGATGAATGGACATTAAGCACGCAATTAATAGATACTAACGGCAATCCTGTTGGTGATGTTACAAATACAAAACTTAAAAAATATTTTGGAGAAATTTACCCACAGCGCGATAATGTGCCTTTTGCATTGATTGAAACCAAAGTCAAAGCACCTAAAAAATGGTCGGCAGATAGTCCTTATTTATATACCTTATTATTTACACTTAAAGATGATAAAGGAAACGCCATTCAATACACAAGTACTAAAGTTGGTTTTAGAACATTAAAAATTGATGAACGAGGAAGGTTTCTAGTTAATGGTAATCCCGTGAAAATGATAGGTGTTAATCGTCATGATCACCACATGAAAAACGGAAAATCTGTTTCTAGGGCAGATATGGAAGCCGACGTAAAACTCTTAAAACAATTCAACTTTAATGCTGTGCGAACGTCACATTATCCTAACGATCCTTATTTCTATGATTTGTGTGATACATACGGAATTTACGTTATGGACGAAGCGAATTTAGAAACCCACGGTACTCGCGGTAAACTATCTAACGTGCCAGAATGGTCCAATGCTTTTTTGGAACGAGTCGTGCGCATGGTGGAACGAGATAAAAACCATCCCAGTATCGTGATATGGTCTTTGGGTAACGAATCTGGTATGGGGCCCAACCACGCTACTATGGCAGGTTGGATTAAAGAAATGGACCCAACTCGCTATATCCATTATGAAGGCGCACAGGGCGATGCTACTGATGCACGTTATAAAAAGAATTATTTTGACCTTGGCAAAGGAAACCCAACCGATTCAAAATGGGTGGATATGTTAAGCAGAATGTATCCACAACCACAAGAACTACAAGATTTAATTGATGATACCAGTTTTGATAAGCGGCCCGTATTGATGTGTGAATATGCCCATGCCATGGGGAATTCCTTGGGAAATATGCAAACCTATTGGGATGTTGTTTATAAAAACGACCGAGCTTTGGGTGGTTATATTTGGGATTGGATTGACCAAGGTATTTTGAAAAAAGATGAAAATGGCACCGAATTCTTAGCCTATGGTGGCGATTTTGGGGATATGCCAAATTCGGGCAGTTTTTGTCTCAACGGCATTATTGCAGCCGACAGAACTCCGAAACCGGAAATTTACGAATGTAAAAAAGTCAATCAACCAGTTGTTATTTCAGAAGTCAATGGGTTAAACGGCGAATTTGAAATTTTGAACCGCCATCATGCCATTGATTTGTCAAAGTATGATTTGGTTTGGGAACTGTCAAAAAATGGGACAGAGGTTCAATCTGGAACTTTAACATCTTTAACAACAAAACCCAATCAAATTGATAAAATCAGAATTCCCTTTAAAACCCAAAAAGCAGCTTCTGATGACGTGTTTTTTATTAATATTAAAGGAAAACTTAAAAATAATACCTTATGGGCAAATAAAGGTTATGTGGTTTTTGAAGAACAGTTCCAATTGCCTTTTGAAGTTAAAAAATCAAAAGAAAAAATAGAAAAACAACCTTCTGTAGTTGTTGATGAAACTTCAGATAACATTATAGTGAACAACAAATCAATGCACGTTGAAGTGGATAAAAACTCAGGACTTATTTCTTCTTATAAATTCAAAGGTACCGAGTTTTTCAAAAGCCCCTTAAAACTTAATTTTTGGAGACCGGAAACTGAAAATGATGCAGCTTATAGAAAAGCAAAAAAACAAACCAACGAACGCGATTGGATGAAAGCTGGGGACAGTTTTATAGTTGAAAAAGTAGAAGTTATTTCTGCTGAAGTGGGAAAAGCTATCGTGAAGATTGAAGGTGTTATTGAAAACCCAAAAACAGCAATTTACTTAGTGTATAACATTTTTGGAAATGGAGAAGTTCAGGTTGATTATACGAGTCGGATTAATCAAAATGCACCCAATATTCCTAGGATAGGCATGCAGTTTGATATAGCGAATACCTATAAAAATATCACATATTTTGGAAAAGGGCCGCAAGCCAATTACCAGGACAGGCAAACCGGTGCTTTTGTAAATATTTATAAAGGTGATGCAAACACCATGAGTTACGGTTATGTAGTTCCAGAAGAATACGGCAACCATATGGATACCCGTTGGTTTAAGGTTCAGAATAATTCAGGAAAGGGACTTTTAGTAACAGGTGCAACTCCTTTAAATTTTAGTGTGTTGCCATTTAGTTTCAATAATATTGAAACGGCGAAACATACTAATGAATTGATTAATCGAGATATTTTAACAGTAAATATCGATCATATTCAAATGGGCGTTGGCGGTGATAATACTTGGTCGTTTAGGGCAGAACCGCATGAACAGTTTAGGGTAAAACCAGGTGTTTATATATACACCTATACTTTGATTCCTTTTGAAGATTAA